From Streptomyces sp. NBC_00370, a single genomic window includes:
- a CDS encoding SpoIIE family protein phosphatase, with translation MSDVSSDVSSDLGLEPGGYADGDLLSALFDHAGAGMYAVDATGRVIACNPWAEHLLGYAPGGLVGLDAQLALHPPRAGEHGVPVQQPAHSVVAAGRRVSGDRAVLLRADGTQLPVWWSAAPLPRGRGAADGPGGAVVVFHDTGAERERIDRSADRYAYSEMAREQAEYELAEATWLGDLTLALVSTLEADEALARVARLLVPRLADAAVIDLVVDRGRVRRTAWTHQDTDQVPAEVLEADPPAYAEASAAPLAQVLTGGPTQYLSAPFHTGDPAPPAEGDALGRATTAMLTELAAEHVLIVPVRLRTSTFGALTLSRGAAGPPFSAADRVLAEEVARRTALGLDNARLHAQQADIAATLQRALLTDLPDVSTLELAAHYRPAERTAEVGGDWYDAFPLPDGDLALVVGDVTGHDIQAAARMSELRNMLRALAVDRPDEDPGTILRRLDNAQAHLGLADSATVVLARLHALPDGAWQLSWSTAGHPPPLLITADGRTRYLTDAHSMLIGLRPNTVRPTATTELPPGSTVLLYTDGLIESRTQDIDTGMTRLRQHTAVHHAQPLDRLCVTLARTLGDIRDDITLIAARIPPAP, from the coding sequence ATGTCCGACGTCAGCTCAGACGTCAGCTCCGACCTCGGCCTGGAACCGGGCGGGTACGCCGACGGCGACCTGCTGTCCGCGCTGTTCGACCACGCGGGGGCCGGTATGTACGCCGTCGACGCCACCGGCCGCGTCATCGCCTGCAACCCCTGGGCCGAACACCTTCTCGGCTACGCCCCCGGCGGCCTCGTCGGACTCGACGCGCAGCTCGCGCTGCACCCGCCGCGCGCCGGCGAGCACGGCGTGCCCGTCCAGCAGCCCGCCCACAGCGTGGTCGCCGCCGGACGCCGGGTCAGCGGGGACAGGGCCGTACTGCTGCGCGCCGACGGCACCCAGCTGCCCGTCTGGTGGTCGGCGGCGCCCCTGCCGCGCGGCAGGGGCGCGGCGGACGGCCCCGGCGGCGCTGTCGTGGTGTTCCACGACACCGGCGCCGAGCGGGAACGCATCGACCGCAGCGCGGACCGCTACGCGTACAGCGAGATGGCCCGGGAACAGGCCGAGTACGAACTGGCCGAGGCCACCTGGCTCGGCGATCTGACGCTGGCCCTGGTGAGCACCCTGGAGGCGGACGAGGCCCTTGCCCGGGTCGCCAGGCTGCTGGTGCCCCGGCTCGCCGACGCCGCCGTCATCGACCTCGTCGTCGACCGGGGGCGGGTACGGCGAACCGCCTGGACCCACCAGGACACCGACCAGGTCCCCGCCGAAGTGCTCGAAGCCGACCCGCCCGCGTACGCGGAGGCCTCGGCGGCGCCGCTGGCCCAGGTGCTGACCGGCGGACCGACCCAGTATCTGAGCGCGCCCTTCCACACCGGGGACCCGGCGCCGCCCGCCGAAGGCGACGCACTCGGCAGGGCCACGACAGCCATGCTCACCGAACTCGCGGCCGAGCACGTCCTGATCGTGCCCGTGCGGCTGCGCACCAGCACCTTCGGCGCGCTGACCCTCAGCCGGGGCGCGGCGGGCCCGCCGTTCAGCGCCGCCGACCGGGTGCTCGCCGAGGAAGTGGCGCGCCGTACCGCGCTCGGACTCGACAACGCCCGGCTGCACGCCCAGCAGGCCGACATCGCGGCCACCCTCCAGCGCGCCCTGCTCACGGATCTGCCCGACGTCAGCACGCTGGAACTGGCCGCGCACTACCGGCCCGCCGAGCGGACCGCCGAGGTCGGCGGTGACTGGTACGACGCGTTCCCGCTGCCCGACGGGGACCTCGCCCTGGTGGTCGGTGACGTCACGGGCCACGACATACAGGCCGCGGCGCGGATGAGCGAGCTGCGCAACATGCTGCGGGCCCTGGCTGTGGACCGGCCCGACGAGGACCCCGGCACCATCCTGCGCCGCCTGGACAACGCACAGGCACATCTGGGGCTCGCCGACTCCGCCACCGTCGTACTGGCCCGGCTGCACGCCCTGCCGGACGGCGCCTGGCAGCTCAGCTGGTCCACGGCGGGCCACCCGCCGCCGCTGCTCATCACCGCCGACGGCAGGACCCGGTACCTGACCGACGCGCACTCCATGCTGATCGGGCTGCGCCCGAACACCGTCCGCCCGACCGCCACCACCGAACTGCCGCCCGGATCGACCGTCCTGCTCTACACCGACGGCCTGATCGAGTCCCGCACCCAGGACATCGACACCGGTATGACCCGGCTGCGGCAGCACACCGCCGTCCACCACGCACAGCCGCTGGACCGGCTGTGCGTCACCCTCGCCAGGACGCTCGGCGACATCAGGGACGACATCACCCTGATCGCCGCCCGTATCCCGCCCGCGCCGTGA